A single window of Channa argus isolate prfri chromosome 12, Channa argus male v1.0, whole genome shotgun sequence DNA harbors:
- the LOC137136975 gene encoding zinc finger protein 664-like, protein MTEENQDQSKSGIKEENLDLDFIDQKYYKIVIKEESEGSDCVEQDQHKSGIKEENQDPDFSEGDYYKIVIKDEDQDPDFIYQNHYNIRVQEQNQDPDYRSNDLAGPTDQQKQKATKRVKRHHCQQCNKAFTRPSEVKIHERVHTGEKPYSCDECGKAVKTIDGLKFHRRIHTGEKPYSCDQCGAAYTRLGKLKIHKRVHTGERPYNCDLCEKTFAALSCLKSHQLVHSGERPYSCDQCEKAFITSSDLNIHQRVHTGEKPYWCDQCGKTFSQLSNLKTHQRVHTGERPYICVQCEKAFTRLAQLHVHQRVHTGEKPYCCDLCGKCFSQQGQLKTHQRIHTGENRKSVTKVGKLPRLTGPSHTTNTFSLKTN, encoded by the exons ATGACAGAGGAGAACCAGGACCAAAGCAAGAGCGGAATAAAGGAGGAGAACCTGGACCTGGATTTCATCGACCAGAAATACTATAAAATCGTAATAAAGGAGGAGAGCGAGGGCTCGGATTGTGTCGAACAGGACCAACACAAGAGtggaataaaagaagaaaaccaagACCCGGATTTCAGCGAGGGGGATTACTACAAAATCGTTATAAAGGACGAGGACCAGGACCCGGATTTCATCTACCAGAACCATTACAACATCAGGGTACAGGAGCAGAACCAGGACCCGGACTACCGGAGCAACGACCTCGCTGGACCCACAGATCAACAG aaacagaaagcaacaaagagaGTCAAGCGTCACCACTGTCAGCAATGTAACAAAGCCTTCACCAGACCATCAGAAGTCAAAATCCACGAGCGAGTTCATACTGGAGAGAAACCTTACAGCTGCGATGAATGTGGGAAAGCAGTCAAAACAATTGATGGTCTAAAATTCCACCGACGCATTCACACTGGTGAAAAACCATACAGCTGTGACCAATGTGGGGCTGCTTACACAAGATTAGGTAAATTAAAAATCCATAAACGTGTACATACTGGAGAGAGGCCATACAATTGTGACCTTTGTGAGAAAACCTTTGCTGCATTGAGCTGTCTAAAAAGCCATCAACTTGTTCATTCTGGAGAACGGCCTTACAGCTGTGATCAGTGTGAGAAAGCTTTCATCACATCAAGTGACCTGAACATTCACCAGCGtgttcacactggagagaaaccatactggtgtgatcagtgtggaaaaacATTCTCTCAGCTCAGTAACCTAAAGACTCACCAGCGTGTTCACACTGGAGAGCGGCCGTACATCTGCGTTCAGTGTGAGAAAGCTTTCACTAGATTAGCTCAACTCCATGTCCACCAGCGTGTTCACACGGGGgagaaaccatattgctgtgatctgtgtggaaaatgtttctctCAACAAGGTCAACTAAAAACACACCAGCGCATTCACACAGGAGAGAACCGTAAAAGTGTGACCAAGGTGGGGAAGCTTCCAAGGCTTACAGGACCTTCACATACCACCAACACATTCTCACTGAAGACAAATTAA
- the LOC137136976 gene encoding putative zinc finger protein 66 isoform X1, translating into MMEENQDYHKNEMKAENRDPDYVDQDQYNIEIKDENQDPDFIDHEQHEREIKLQNQDPDFTDEDQNEMKQENQDPGFIYYKTEVQEENQDPDFMDYKTEIKIEYQDQSEIKEEKQDPDFIDYKTDIKVEYQDPDFGDQDPDFVDQDPNFGDHDQSEIQEKTQDPDSRSSYPGPSDHQTGRNRPKRHRCQQCDKAFRTPSELKIHQRVHTREKPYSCDQCGKSFFTAAQRKVHQRIHTGEKPHSCDQCGKTFATLSHLKIHAYIHTGKKPYSCDQCGKTFSLLSHLKIHAYVHTGKKPYNCDQCEKTFASLSFLKIHAYVHTGEKPFSCDECGKTFAAISYLKAHAYVHTGEKPYTCDQCGACFPTLDKIRKHKRVHTGEKPYSCDECGKTFSTLGYLKTHTNLHTGDKPFSCDQCGRGFTFRSSLKAHQKIHTGEKPELQSV; encoded by the exons ATGATGGAGGAAAACCAGGACTACCACAAGAACGAAATGAAAGCAGAGAACCGGGATCCGGATTACGTCGACCAGGACCAGTACAATATTGAAATAAAGGACGAGAACCAGGACCCGGATTTTATCGACCACGAACAACACGAGCGCGAGATAAAACTGCAGAATCAGGACCCAGACTTCACCGACGAAGAccagaatgaaatgaaacaggAGAACCAGGATCCAGGTTTCATCTATTACAAAACGGAAGTACAAGAGGAAAACCAGGACCCGGATTTTATGGACtacaagacagaaataaaaatagagtACCAGGACCAGAGtgaaataaaagaggaaaaacaggacCCGGATTTCATCGACTACAAAACGGATATAAAAGTGGAGTACCAGGACCCGGATTTCGGCGACCAGGACCCGGATTTCGTCGACCAGGACCCGAATTTTGGCGACCACGACCAGAGCGAAATACAGGAGAAGACCCAGGACCCGGACTCCAGGAGCAGCTACCCAGGTCCCAGCGATCACCAG acaggaagaaacAGACCAAAACGACACCGCTGTCAACAATGTGACAAAGCCTTCAGAACACCGTCAGAGCTAAAGATTCATCAGAGAGTTCACACTAGAGAGAAACCATACAGCTGTGACCAATGcggaaaaagtttttttacagCAGCTCAGCGCAAAGTCCACCAACGTATTCATACTGGAGAGAAACCGCACAGCTGCGATCAGTGTGGAAAAACCTTTGCAACATTAAGTCATCTAAAAATTCATGCATATATACACACTGGAAAGAAACCGTACAGCTGTGACCAATGTGGGAAAACGTTCTCATTATTAAGTCATCTAAAAATCCATGCGTATGTACACACTGGCAAAAAACCGTACAACTGTGACCAGTGTGAGAAAACCTTTGCCTCATTAAGTTTTCTCAAAATCCATGCATATGTACACACTGGGGAGAAACCTTTCAGCTGTGATGAATGTGGGAAAACTTTCGCAGCAATAAGTTATCTAAAAGCTCATGCATATGtacacactggagagaaacccTACACATGTGACCAGTGTGGGGCGTGTTTCCCGACTTtagataaaataagaaaacataagCGCGTTCACACTGGGGAGAAACCTTACAGCTGTGACGAATGTGGGAAAACGTTTTCCACCTTAGGTTATCTAAAAACCCATACAAATCTACACACTGGAGATAAACCGTTCAGCTGTGATCAATGTGGGAGAGGTTTTACTTTCAGAAGTAGCCTAAAAGCCCATCAGAAAATTCATACTGGAGAAAAACCAGAGCTGCAGTCAGTGTAA